The nucleotide window GCCGTGATCGGTGCCGCTCATGGTCTTGGTCTCGTGAAACTCGGCCTTGAGCGCGATGGGAGTGCTCACGCCGAGCACCCGGATGGGCTTGTCGGTGGGGTTGGAGAGGGTGAGGTAGGCGGCGAGGGTAGGGGTGGGCAGCAGGCGTATCCAGGCATCCTGCGCGGTGAGGCTGTTCTGGGCCAGCACCAGCAATCCCAGTAAGAAAAGGGCATGGGGGAGCAATCTGAGTGCCTTCATCGCGACCTACGCTAGCACGGGAGGATGAGACAAATATCCTGACCCCACCTCATCCGGCTATACTGCACACAATGCCACAAGCGCACATCCCCAAGACCTTTGGGCAACGCCTGGCCACGTGGACCCTGGGCCTGCTGGGCTGGAAAGCCATCCTCGAGCCCCCACCCGGCCCCAAGTTCGTGGCCGTGGGCTACCCCCATACCTCCAACTGGGACTTCCTCTACGCCATCTTGTGGAAGTTCGCCACCGGCCTGCCCATGAATTGGGTAGGCAAGAAGGAACTCTTTCCGCCCGTGCTGGCCCCCATCATGAAGGCTCTGGGGGGCATCCCCGTCGACCGCGGCAAGAAAGGCGGCGAATTCGTCAGCCAGGTGGCCCAGCTCATCCGCAGGCGGGATTCCATCGTGCTGGTGGTGGCCGCCGAAGGCACCCGCAGCCGGGCGCCCTACTGGCGCAGCGGCTTTTACTACATGGCTCTGGAAGCCCAGGTGCCCATCGGCCTGGGCTACATCGACTATTCCCGCCGAGAACTGGGCATCGGAGCCTACTTCCTCCCCAGCGGCGACATCCAAGCCGACTTCGAGAGGATACGGGCCTTCTACGCAGACAAAGTGGGCAAGAAGCCGGAAAAGGCCGGCCCGATCAGGCTCAAAGAGGAAGCCCAGGAACTCGAGGCGAAGGGCTGAAGCGGCTCACGTCGAGCTAGCAGCTATCCGCGACTTCCGTAGCTCAAGCGGGCTCGAGGTAGCCCGAGCGCCGCAGCTCCTCTTCCGCCGCAGCCAGCACCTTGGGATAGGCCTGCTCGAGGGTCACCCCGCGCAGGGTGGCCCCGGCGGCGGGAACGTGGCCGCCACCCCCCAGCTTGACCGCAACGGCCTGGGCCGAAACCCCACCCCGGCTACGCAGGCTGACTTTCACATCCTCACCCCGCTGCCGCAGGAAGACCGCCAGCTGCGAGCCCTCGGCGTAGCGAATCTGGCCCACGTAGTCGTCGGAGTCGTCCTCGTAGTCGCCGGGGGGCATGTGTGCGCTGACCACCAGGCCGCCGAAGTGAAACCGGATCGTAGAGAGCACCTGGGCCAGGCTGATGAAGTACTCCGGAGGCCGCCACTGCAGCCGGTCGGTGAGTTCGGCGTAGGGGACGCCGTGGGCGATGAGGTCGGCGGCGGTGCGCAGCAGCTCGGGAGTGGTGTTGGAGAAGCGGAAGTTGCCGGTATCGGTGATCAGCCCGGTCAGCACCACCGTGGCCAGTTCGGGGGTCCAGGGCACGTCCAGCAGGTCGATGAGTTCCTTGACGATCTGGCAGGTGGCCGCCTTGGAGGGGTCCACCACCGCCAGGTTGCCGAAGCGGGGATTGGTGCCGTGATGGTCGAGGTTGATCACGAAGCCCTCGACCGGCGCCCCTTCCACCCGGCTAGGCTCGGCGGCATCCACCACCACCAGCGTGGTACCTTCGGCTACGCGCTCGATGGGAGGGCTGGCCTCGCCCTCCTTGACCAGAAAGCTCAGATAGCGAGGCACCTTGGCGATCCAGGTGACCTGCTTGCCCAGCGCCTTCAGCGCGCGGGCCAAACCCAGGCTCGAGCCGATGGCGTCACCATCGGGGTCTACGTGTGAGACCACCACGATGGGCCCCTGAATGCCTTTGAGTGTGTCGGCCACCAATCGCAGCTTGGCCCAATATTGTGGATCCGCATGATTGTGAATACCGTCCATGTCTGACCCTAACTATACGCCGGTTTGATGAGTAAAACCCGATATGAACTCACTCTATAGCGGAGGATCTTGCCAGAGGATTCCTCGCTGCCGATGGGACTTCAGCCCGACTTGGCCTCGGTATAAGGCTCCCGTAGCCCGTGCGGGGCTGGGGTCCATCCCCTCGCGCTTCCCGCCTCCCATTCCCCGATGGCCGGTGGACCCCCCTGAGGCTATAATCCCCAGGGATGGAACGGCTGATCACTCCAACACGTTCGCTGCGCGGTAGCCTGCGCGTTCCCGGAGACAAGTCCGTGACCCACCGCGGTCTGATGCTGGGCGCGATGGCCGAGGGCGAGGCTTGGCTCTACCACCCCCTCAAGGCCGGGGACACCCTTTCCACCGCGGCAGCGATGCGGGCGCTGGGGGCTGAAATTAGCGAGGAGGGTCCGCACTTCCGGGTCAAGGGGATAGGGCTGGCGCTGCGCGAACCCGCCGACGTGCTCGACTGCGGCAACGCCGGAACCCTCATCCGTCTGCTCAGCGGGCTTTTGTCGGGGCAGGAACTCTTCGCCGTACTCAGCGGCGATGCCTCGCTCAGGCGTCGCCCCATGGGTCGGGTGACCACTCCCCTGCGGCAGATGGGGGCCCGCATCGAGGGGCGCGAGGGGGGGAAGCTGGCTCCGCTGGCCATCCGGGGCGGAGGGCTGAGAGGCATTCGCTACGAGCTGCCCGTGGCCAGCGCCCAG belongs to Calidithermus timidus DSM 17022 and includes:
- a CDS encoding lysophospholipid acyltransferase family protein; its protein translation is MPQAHIPKTFGQRLATWTLGLLGWKAILEPPPGPKFVAVGYPHTSNWDFLYAILWKFATGLPMNWVGKKELFPPVLAPIMKALGGIPVDRGKKGGEFVSQVAQLIRRRDSIVLVVAAEGTRSRAPYWRSGFYYMALEAQVPIGLGYIDYSRRELGIGAYFLPSGDIQADFERIRAFYADKVGKKPEKAGPIRLKEEAQELEAKG
- a CDS encoding DHH family phosphoesterase is translated as MDGIHNHADPQYWAKLRLVADTLKGIQGPIVVVSHVDPDGDAIGSSLGLARALKALGKQVTWIAKVPRYLSFLVKEGEASPPIERVAEGTTLVVVDAAEPSRVEGAPVEGFVINLDHHGTNPRFGNLAVVDPSKAATCQIVKELIDLLDVPWTPELATVVLTGLITDTGNFRFSNTTPELLRTAADLIAHGVPYAELTDRLQWRPPEYFISLAQVLSTIRFHFGGLVVSAHMPPGDYEDDSDDYVGQIRYAEGSQLAVFLRQRGEDVKVSLRSRGGVSAQAVAVKLGGGGHVPAAGATLRGVTLEQAYPKVLAAAEEELRRSGYLEPA
- a CDS encoding copper chaperone PCu(A)C; this encodes MKALRLLPHALFLLGLLVLAQNSLTAQDAWIRLLPTPTLAAYLTLSNPTDKPIRVLGVSTPIALKAEFHETKTMSGTDHGGHGETTMAPLREVIVPAGGRLEFKPGGKHIMLLGVKRTLRAGEQVPLVFALEGNKSLTVQAVVKAP